From the Gammaproteobacteria bacterium genome, one window contains:
- the panD gene encoding aspartate 1-decarboxylase proenzyme, producing MQCMMLKAKLHRVTVTHAELQYEGSCAIDGRLLDAAGIHEYEQIHVYNIDNGERFVTYAIRAEDGSGIISVNGAAAHKANPGHLVIICAYAALSDQELCQFKPSLVYVDNLNRISHIRSAIPTQAV from the coding sequence TGCACCGCGTCACCGTTACCCACGCCGAGCTTCAGTACGAAGGCTCTTGTGCCATCGATGGACGGTTGCTCGACGCCGCCGGGATCCATGAGTACGAACAGATCCACGTCTACAACATCGACAACGGCGAACGCTTTGTCACCTACGCCATCCGTGCCGAGGACGGATCTGGCATCATCTCGGTCAACGGTGCCGCCGCACACAAGGCGAATCCCGGCCATCTGGTCATCATCTGTGCCTACGCAGCCTTGTCAGATCAAGAACTGTGCCAGTTCAAACCTTCCCTGGTTTATGTAGACAACCTTAATCGTATTAGTCACATTCGTAGTGCTATTCCTACCCAAGCTGTCTGA
- a CDS encoding hypothetical protein (Evidence 5 : Unknown function) — protein MTKFCLENDSEGFWGEESDDYKEGGGILAHSLGQGDGRQNDGVMATLWWR, from the coding sequence ATGACTAAATTTTGTTTAGAGAATGATTCTGAAGGTTTTTGGGGAGAAGAGTCAGATGATTACAAGGAAGGGGGCGGAATATTGGCTCACTCACTGGGTCAAGGGGACGGCCGTCAGAATGACGGCGTTATGGCGACGTTATGGTGGCGATAA